The following nucleotide sequence is from Nycticebus coucang isolate mNycCou1 chromosome 8, mNycCou1.pri, whole genome shotgun sequence.
aacaaaaagaaacttaaatgcccatcaacccaggaatggattaaacaaactgtggtatacatacaccatggaatactattcagccataaaaagatagagactttatatgtatcttttgtattatcctggatggagttgaaacacattcttcttagtaaagtattgcaagaatgaaaaagcaagtatccaatgtaccaatactactatgaagccagtagatgaactaatacatgcccacacaagacaaaaactcaattcaatacatgttgggaggaagggggaggaattGGTGTGTCCTCCCCTGATGGGTACAATGTGAGGGCATATGGCACCccttctgggtgcaggacacaactacagcagAGACTTTACTTAaccaatgcaaacattgtaacctaaccatttgtatcctcatattaatttgaaattaaaaagaaagactgtATCTAGAGAAGCAGAGATGCCTTGATCATATCACAGACATGAGCAAGGAAGTGGAGTACCAGCTTGACACTGGATTTTGGAGACTTAATCAGCACTCGCTGAAAGCCTGGTAAAGAGGTTCTCAGATTTGGCCAAGAATTAGAATCTCTTGGGgagctttttaaaatgtcaggctGGGTACCCACATCCAGGGTTGCTATTTAAttctgggcagggctgggctttgGCAACATTTAAAGCTCCCAAATGATTCCAATGTACAGCCAGAGCTGAGAACCAGCGGCCCAGTACTCAAGGAGGAAAATGGTTGCAAATCTTCACACATGCATCAGCCAGCCCTTTTGGGGATTCCCTTCCTTTTAAATCCTGCGCTGGGATTGCTGTGAGAGTAAATGTAACAACAGGAGAGATGGAACACACAGGAGAAGAAacaagtgggggtgggggcagccacCTCTCAAAACCCGCACCAGATGTTTAAAAACTTactttatgggcggtgcctgtggctcagtcggtagggcgccggccccatatactgagggtggtgggttcaaacctggccccggccaaactgcaaccaaaaaatagccaggcattgtggcgggcgcctgtagtcccagctactcgagaggctgaggcaagagaatcgcttaagcccaggagttggaggttgctgtgagctgtgtgaggccacggcactctaccgagggccataaagtgagactctgtctctacaaaaaaaaaaaacaactcacttTATATATGGGTTGCTCAATGGAAACTCTAGTGACAAATCCTGTCTGGactatgttttaatttgttttaatccAGAATTGTAAAAGAGCTTACTTACTTCATCAGTTTATTCATTTAATGAGCTTTTACAAGAATATATGGTgcaaaaaaaccctccaaaaccCACGGTGTGTGCTCTCTGCTCCCAGCCTGGCATCCCTGTGAGTGTGAGGTACAGAATACAcatatgttcctttttctccacatccacaccaacatctctggttttgcgattttgtgatgtgggctaatcttatgggagttagatgatgtctcaaagtagttttgatttgcatttctctgatgattaaggatgatgagcatttttccgtatgtctataggccgtatgcctgtcttcttcagagaagtttctcttcaagtcccttctacactgctggtgggcatacaaactaatatgttccttttggcaagatatttggagaacacttaaggatctaaaaatagacctgccatttgatcctacaattcctctactaggtatatatccagaagaccaaaaatcacacaacaatgatatttgtaccagaatgtttactgcagcccaattcataattgccaagtcatggaagaagcccaagtgcccctcaacccatgaatggattaataaattgtggtatatgtacaccatggaatattatgcagccttaaagaaagatggagactttacctctttcatggttcatatgaaagccataacccaattatagcccaagaatctggggaaaggagaaagggaggggaggggaggggagcgtggaggatgggtggagggagggtgattggtgggaccacacctatggtgtatcttacaagggtacatgtgaaatttactaaatgtggaatataaatgtcttaatgtaataactaagaaaatgcatgaaggctatgttaaccagtttgatgaaaatatttcaaattgtatataaaactagcaccttgtaccccatgattgcattaatgtacacagctatgatttaataataataaaaagaatatgcatATGTGGGTGATGCactctattttctctcttcctctttggagcCAGGTAAGTGTTTTCTGGCTCAGGTAAGTGTTACTCCAGACCAGAAGGAAGGTATTGCTTTTGTGTAATAAGGTGTGAGTGACGTGAATTTATTAACACACACAGGGAAGAACTATAGAGTGattccactccccccaccccacccaaggAGGTAGAGAAGCTGGCGTACCCTCCTGAGGTTACAGAAAGAACGTGGGCTGGAACATGGCCCAAACCGGATTGTCTTGGTAAATCAGGTTGTAGGGGTGAGACAggtttggggaggaggaggagaggaggcctGGATGGCAAAGATGGTCTTGTTATGAAGGTGAAGACTTAACAGTTAGCATCCCCCAAGAGAAGAGGTGGGAAAGTGTGTTTCAGACCTTTAGTGGTGTCAGACTTTCAGTTTTTCCTGGATCTAGACAAGAGGCAGGGCTCAGAAAAGCCTGGCTGAGTCACTGCTGACTCTACAGACCCAAATCTCCCCCCAGGAGAGGTGGCTTGACAGAACTAATTCTGTTTGCAGGCTCCCTGCATAACTAAAGAAGTATATTTGGGGGCGACATATTCTGGCTTCCTTCACAGGGAAAGGCAGGAACCCTCATTGGGGCTGCATAATGGAGTAGGCTGGACTAGAGGAGAGAGGTATGAGGACAGTAAAGGGACGGAGggcctgggaggaaggaggggtcgGTGGCTGCCCAAGTGCAAGCTGAGTCCCTTGGGGAGGCCTCTCCCACAAATCCACCATCCTTGGAATGTGCTAGATCTTCTCACCTGAATCTCGAATCAAGGCCTGGTGATTGGTCTTTGGGATTTCACCGTTTCTCTGCTTGTTTTCTTTATGACACTTTACCTTTTCCCACCAATAAAGATTTAGCTAGAGCTTCAAATTCCGCAGAATTTCAGAGAAGGGTCAGGCTCCTATCCATAACCAGGAGGAGCTGAAGAAGCTAAAGTGATGGAAATCATTAGAATTTcacaaaatagagattttttaaattggaaGAACCCCagaagcagcggttctcaacctgtgtgttgcGACCTcttcgtaacaatgaaaatacattgcagcattaggaaggttgagaaccactgcgagAGCTTTAACTTCAGATGGGGTATTGAGTCTCCAGATggagggggtggggatggggcgaGGCAGAGGGAAACCTAAAATCCAGCTGTAAAGGGAGGCGAGATGCAGGCCTGTGGGAGGGTGGAGGATCAGCTGCCTGGTGAGCCAGAAGATGTATTTTAACCTTGGGCAAAAGTGAATTATTTCAACAAAGGAAACTGAAACATTAATATGAATGAGGATGTTAGACATTTAGAGATGGCTTGTGTTAGGAAAAATGtgtgagatcaaagaaattgagGAACGGGGTACAGAGAAGAATTGTGATTTACTTGTGTTAGAATTAACGGGAGGCCATTGTTTTGGCCTGAGCCACAACAGACCAGACCAGATTGGAATGGAGTTATCGTGCTTCTCGCCACATAGTCAAACTGAATTTTGAAATGGGCTGGTTTTCCCAAGAAAAAGAGATTTACAGCAACCAATCAGCGGGGCCCGGTTTACCCGAGCTGGCGTGATAAGAAGTCCCCTGTGTCTCAACTCTTCAAGGAGTGTAACTTTCAAATGACTGATTCACTTTTCATCCTTATTTTTGAGTTCTTCAGCCCTTCTCTGCCTGTAAAGCCCACCTCTTCTGCTCAGCACATTGGAACAACCATTCTATTTTATAAAACGAGATGTTGCCTGATTCTGGAATTGCTAATAAAAGCCAATTTGATCTTTAAACTAAATCTGTTGTCAGTTCATTTTTCCGCACTTATAAAGAAGATCTTCCTtagaagacaaaaggaaaatgtttcttcccctttccttttctctcttgtatcccctcctccagcctccttCCCTTTGGCTGATATTACCTGCTACTCTTTTGTACCTTTCTCTGGAAATCCAAGCATTAAAATATCACTGGAGCTCAGTGACATAGGGTTTGGACTGGTTGTTGTCTCCCTAATGTTTTAATTGTGCATTTGTTGTTGTAAGGGAATACCTGAGGCTAGGTGACTTATAAATAAAAGAGGTTCATTTGCCTTATGGCTTTGCAAGTTGTGCAAGAGGCCTGGTGCCACCCTCtgattctggtgagggcttcaggctgCTTCTGCTATGGCAGAAGGCAAAGATCACACAGTGAGAAGGGAGCTGGTGTTGGGGTGCAGGTTCCAGGCTCTCTTTGACATTCATATCTCACAGAAACTAATAGAGTGAGAATTCCCTCTTTATTTCTGGGATGGCACCCAGCttttcatgagggatctgcctcCATGACCCAGACACCCCCGTTAGGCACCACATCCAATATTGGGAATCGAATTTTAACACAAGGTCTTGAGGGTCAAGTATCCAAACTAGAACACCTGACCATTTGGGTGGGGACATCTAGAAAATTTCTCTGCCCTATGGTGGGTGTGGgtgttccaggcagaggctgGGTGGTGAGACGCTCCCCTCCATTTTACAGTCTGCAGagatccctcccttcccctcaatCAAACATCTGGGTTAAGCGCCACCTCCATTAGCACTTTCTCTCCATCAAGACGAATGAAAGTACAATGATAAAAAATGAGCAGCACACAGGGAAGTGATTAGAAGTGTGAACAGTGTCAATGCAACACAGACTAAGTGCTTACAAAAGCTCACACAAAAGCTACAGAAAAATGAGCTTTGTCGTTCTAGTAAAGGCAActgcaattttattttagcaCTCCTTCTACCTGTCTTATAATTTCTAAGCAAATGACTTAAGAATTGGTTAGCTTTGCCTTCTCAGCTCCATCATTACAGTCTCTGCAATGTTATTACTTCTGTTATTGTTGTCATATTAATTCAGGGGTGAATCAAAGAGAACCTAAATTCTGATATTTGCTCTCAGCCTTTTCATGCTCCAGAATTAAAGTTTGAATAATTTACTCCCTAGGAAGAACCATGCTGTTGATTTTTGGTTAGTCAGTTTTGATGATGCAAAGTGCCCAGAGAATCACTTTCTGCTTCAAAGTAGAAAATCCAAGTCCTTTCTTCCAATCAGATATAGGACTCTCAGTGAGATATGGTgaagttttaaaaagtggaaaaatagtaaaaatgtatgaaatttgTTTTCGTTCCACCTCTGAAAAAGGTTCTGGAAGGCAGCTGAGTCAGCTCTGAAAATAACTTTCCCAGAGTAAGGAGGAATTTCCTTTAAGTGGattagatgttaaaaaaaaaattgtgtagctGATGGAATTGCCCCTTGTACCAAGTCATCAGCAACACCTGTCGATTTTCTCACTCCAAAATGTGTGTCAGATGATACTGTCTGCCTCTCCCTGACTCTGAGGCCACCACCTCAGAGTCCAGCTCTGCATAAGCTGTGTTGGGTCTTCCTGCCTTGACTGATGCCCTGGTCCCTTCTGCTCTCAAACCACAGTCAGGCTCATTTTTTTACAGTGTAAAAATGACCTCCCATCCCTCCCACATCACCCCCTACTCAGAGTCCTGCAATGAGAGAAGTTTGGTCCTACTCTTCTGTAGCTGGAAGAAATGTGTTCTCTTCCCCCAAGGACCCCACCATCCCTAGCCACCTGTCAATGTCTCTCCAGTACTCTGCTGTTCCTTTTAAATACCTTATCACAATTCataaatactataaatattttgcttgggtcttctttctttctccctttctttcttttttttttttcttttgtcatcttTCTTCCCAGATTGTATGATTAATACATTTAGGGATGTTTCTTTTTCGGTctctttcatctttgttttctggTATCAAGACCTTTGACTATCACATGGCAAGCTTTTCTCccttaccattttttaaataacattttcaaacGTACAATAAAGAGAATTTTATGATGCATGCCTAAATACCTATCGCctggtttttattatattttcttcatgtttattcATCTCTCCATTCTTCTGTCTATTCATCAATACacggataacttttttttttttgagacagagtttcactatgttgccctcagtagagtgctgtggcatcacagctcacagcaacctcaaactcttgggcttaagccattctattgcctcagcctcccaagtagctggactataggtgcccaccacaacacctggctattttttggttgtagtcatcattgctgtttggcaggcccaggctgggttcaaacaccaccagctccggtgtatgtggctggcgccctagctgctgagctataggcgtcgAGCCAGATACACGGAGAACTTTGATtaaatctgttgaatgaatgaaagggttCTACTTCTTTAGTCCACAGCCTGAAGCTGTCTATTCTGAGGTTGGCCTAAACTTGGACACTGACCTTCCTAGTGTTTGTGTGGACACAGAGTCTGGGGAACTGAGTAACATACTCCCGGGGATCTATCTGCTAAGCCCTGCACCGGGCGCAGAACTAGGTAGTGGGGATTCCAAAATAAAGACGAATTTTCTTTATCTCCAGTAAATATTGGTTAGTGTTTCATTGACATTGAAAATGAtgaacataacaaagatatttgtaccagaatgtttattgcagcccaattcataatagctaagtcatggaaaaagcccaagtgcccatcgatccacgaatggattaataaattgtggtatatgtataccatggaatactatgcagccttaaagaaagatggagactttacctctttcatgtttacatggatggagctggaacatattcttcttagtaaagtatcccaagaatggaagaaaaaatacccaatgtacacagccctactatgaaactaatttgggactctcacatgaaagctataacccagctacaacttaacaatagggggaagtgggaaggggggggtgggtagtgggagggggatcggtgggatcacacctgtggtgcatcttataggggtatttgcgaaacttggtaaatgtagaatgtaaatgttttggcacagtaactgagataacgccggaaaggctatgttaaccactgtgataaaaatgtgtcaaatggtttatgaagtgagtgtatgatgccccataatcatatcattgtatacagttatgatttaataaaaaaattaaaaaaaaaaaagaaaatgattgatTTCTtgatatcttctatttttattgtacAAATAGATAAACGCAATTGTGGACTTGGCCAACACCAGGGAAAGAATATTTTCTGATCCCTAGTTCAGTGAGGGACAAATTCAAGCCCATTGGAACCATGGAAACTTTGGCTTTCCTTGTTTTTAGAGTTCTGTACATACCATTGACACATCCAAGCAATGGTagcaaaagaaaagcacaaagtcTTTCTAACCGAAGTTAACTGTGGTCAAGATAAAAATATCTCTGCCAAGTCTAGAAGATCAACAGAGCACCACGGCAGAGAGagcttcctcttcttcccctttgCAACTGATAGGGTTTCCCTCCAAAACGatgtttgatgatttttttgGACCCCGTGTATATTATTTTGATTGCTCAGAGGCAACATCTTTGAAGTGACGTCCTGGGGCCATGCTGTGCAATAATCCTTTATTAAGCTTTGCAGTGTCTATTCATGTTTCAAATAAGACACTTTCACTGTCCTATTTTTAGAAGGAGGATTTTGAGAAGGTCAATGCAGTGATTGAATTCCAAGAGCACTTAGCAGGGGTCCATGTGTATAAGGGTGTTGAATCATCGTGAATTGAGAATGCATCCAAGTTCATGCTTAATGGAGAATCctctgttaaatatttaaaagggaaagcaatttttcaaaataagcatGTGGGCCTAGAAAGCATAGAAATGGGGGAACACGGCGTTTCAGGCCCACAGCAAACGTCGCAGCTGGGACCTGGGCTTATTGTCCCTCCAAACTtgactctctctcttctttcaccTTTACCCCTTTTGTTTGATGGGGTTCTGCTTTCTAGCATGTTGACGATGCCCAACTCATCAACTTTCACTGGCTCTTGTTGACCTCTCCTGGGTTTTCATGGCCAAATATTTTCAAGACCTAGTATTGTCCAGACCTGAATTGGCATCCATGCTGCCTTGTAGTAGCTAACTGACCTTGAACAAGAAATGTAACTCTTCCAAGTTCCAGGCTCTTGACCTGTAAGTGGAGGCTTTAATACCTCCTGCAGCGTGTGAATGTGTCCAGCACAGAGAAGTCCCTTATAAATGTCAATTTTACCCTCCTATTTTTAGATCAATTGCCACATTGGGTTggcaagaaatgataaatttggGGAGAAATATGACATCCCACCTAGATATTTCACACGATATGAGGAAAAAGGTAAATCTGGAAAAggatattttacttataaaattcaattttattttgcaaaaatcaacaaatacatGTTCAGACCTGGCTTATCTTCAAAACatatgcttgtttgtttttattaacaaaCATGCAAGTTAATTTGGCATTGCAAACATCTCTCCAGCTCtccttggaatattttttttcccataaCACAAAGAAGGTTGCAAATATTGCCCAAAACCTATTTACATGTTTACTCTCCTGAATTactaacattaatatttattgggaGGAAAAGCAAAACTGCAAGGCTTGGTCTTTGGCATTCACATTTGATTCAGCAGTATAATTAAAaacttaacagttttttttttatgacaaacACTTTGAAGGAACTTTAATAAATCTTGTTTCTGTTTTGCAAAGGAGCCACTATATCAAAGCATTTAACTAGAGCTGCTGAGATCCTGCCGGGAGAGTATTACTTCCAGCCTATTTATTAGCTTTTCTTCCTGCAGCccaatatatgcattttttttttttttctccactgaatgaaaacacagaagaaaaaaaccaatTCCTTTCCTCTTTTACTCCCATCATGCAAGGCCAGGAAACATCACAAGTCACAACATCTGAATTTactttgattatatttttgtttctcacacttaaaattattttgtattatcaTACCTACTCCTTTATCTAAAATCAACATGGTTGATTTTAAACTGTTATAAAGTCAGACTTTACTGAGGCatttaaaacaattagaaaaccctgtgaatgaaaggaaataattgcCTCCAGCTTATTCTTTTGCatttaaagtaaaagaattttAGGTATTTGCAGTTTACTAGACAATAAGACTTTAAGGGTCCACACATTCACATCTTGTTGAACACCGTAAACAAAGATAGGATACCTCTGACTGCAGCCtatcacattttaaatatgatCTGGTGGGTCTCTTATGAGCTTATTCCCCAAAAAACTGTTACATGAAATTGTCCTGATTAAAAAAACTAAAGCTTTAGATTTGTGTGGAGTGAATATGATATGTGAGGTGAAGTCATTGCATTTTCCATGGCCTGATGTGCAAAGAAGCGGGTACAAAAGAAACATACACAGCTTGTATTTCAAACTGCAGGCAGGATAGGATAGTGCGGAGAAAGAGAGGGATTTTCAGGTCAGATTAGTGGAAGAAGACAGTACTCATCTAAATCAGTGAGCTTGTGAGCAACACATACAAATACATGGCGCCATTCCACAGTACGCTGGCAAGATCAATTAGTCAGTGCACTGTGATATCcgcatatttttgaaaaaaattcccaAGCCAGCCGAATGTGGATTGGGATAAAGACATAGGCAGTGTAGACGACCATAGCAAAAATGGTTAGTAAGATGGTGTTGAACATGGATCGCTCCCAGGGCTCCAGGACGGAGCAGCAGCTAATGATTTGGTATTGATAGTAGAGCCAGGAGAAGTATTCCTTCACGCGCCTGAAGTCCATGGTTGGTGCCTTTAAGCTGCAGAAACTTTACCCTGTTAAAGAACGTAACagattagaagaaaaacaaaataaggaacCAAACACAGCATCTCTATAAAGTCTCATGATCTCGGCATGTTAAAATCTTTCAAAGAACGTTAAGGATTATCGTGCACATTATTAATATGAATATCAGGTAGAAATAATATATAGCACGTTAATTATAGAAATGAATAATTATAGAAACTAATAATATTGTTCCTACTATTAATTAGTACTAAAATTGGCAGCAATCATATATTAGGAACAATATTTATTTCAACATAATTGCTAGAAATAATTCCAGCGATAGCAGTACCTAGAAATCGAGGCTAGCTAATATTTTCCTTGTATACCAAGAGAGATAAgtgtgaatttttctatttcctacaGCATGTATTCTCACAGAAGACTTAAAAAGTGCGTTCAGGAAAGAGATAATGATGCAGGTCCCCTCCACCTAGGGCTGAGCGCAGACCCCGTTTTCTGGGCCCAAGCAGGCTCATAAGCACGTTGGATCAATGTTCCATTTAAGCTGTCACTCCCATTCTGCCCCATTCTCCCCTTAGGGGCAGAATGTCCTAAATAAGACCACATTTCTATACCATGGAGGTTTTAGAATTAACTTCTGCCCGTAGGCATCTGGCATCAATGGTTGTGACATATTTTCCATCTCCCTAACCCCCCTGCCTGCAGGGAAAGAGAAGTTGCATATAAACCCCTAGACAGACAGCCAAATGGGCCACCCACCAGGGACCCCCTCCGCTGTGCCAGGGGGCTTACTCCCATCTTTTGGTTATCTATAATCTTCTCTTATCTATAACAACATCTGTCCTGCCACTTACTCGTAGAGGTCCATCAATTCATACTTCGATTTCCCAAGACCAAAGACCTGGCAGAGAAATTCCAGCAACAATAACATAGCAAGTCCGAGGCTGCTCAGACTCAGAAGGGCCTGTTGGCAAGTTTGGCCCTTGACTATCATTTGAAAGCTTGGCTTTTGGAATGTTCTCTCCATTCTTGAACAGGTAAGGGTGATTCACTGTGCCTAGGCTGTACAAGCAATGTAATCTATAATGATGCTTATATATAGGATATACCTACTATATTCTCATAGTCTGGAACTTTGGTGTTGGCTAAAGGGTGCCCATGTGAACAGCTCTGCTATAAACATTGGGTGCTGAGTCTCCAATGGGTCTCTCTAGGCAGAAATACGGCACGTACGTTACTGCACTTTTTGCTGGGAGAGTAAGGCCAACCTCGTGTGTCTACTTAATGGGAGCATTGGAAGCCTGCATGTGGGTCTCTCCAGATTCTGCCTATGTCttttttccttgttgattttGTCATATACTTTTCACTATAATTTACCTTAGCTGTGAGGATGAATATATATTGGGTCCTTCTAGTAAATCACTGGACATGTGGGTCTCAGGAACTCACAAAACAAATGGGGAACTCAAAATGTACCTTTAGGTTTCCAGAACCCGTGGAAACCATGTGCGAGTTTTGTTGGCCTTCAGAAAGGACCACAGTTATGATCACGTGTAAAACTTCCCAGAAAGAAGAGTAGCTTCCATCTCTTAGGAAGACTCCTGGGAAGATCTTGCAGATGTCcacaggcatagtggtgggcgtCTACAGAAATAAGACTCATTTTGTGGCTCTGCCCACTCCTAAGAATACGATGGTGTCATGCAGAGTCTTTTTTGATAACTTTTACTATTCCAATCACAGTTAAAATTTATTGAAGGTCATGTCTATCTTCCGACCTGAAATTGTCTCCTTTTTCCTTAAATCCTCTTTTGAGTATAAGTAAAAGCCTTTTGCTTTAGAAGACTGTGGACTGCCTAGGCTACAGGGAGACCCTCATTGATCCACAAAGATGGTCATCAGTAAATATCTGCTGAGTGGATGAGTGAATGATAAGTAATCAACTTAAAAAATAGTTCTAGGGCATGCATAGTCCCAATATTAAGAAGGACAGAGTTAGCTAGTATTGATTTTTCATAGAGGTTGGTTTTAATAAGTAACTCACCTAACAAAGCTCATATTCCCagaatcctttttgtttttttaatatgtgaTCTTGCTGTGCTACCCAGGCTAAGTGTAGTAGCATCATCAGAGCTTAATctagcctctaactcttgggctcaagcaattctcctgccttaccctcctgagtaacagggactataggtgtatggccaccatgcccagctaatttttcttcttcttcttcttttttttttttttttaatagagatggagtcttgctaagTCACCCAGACTCATTTGCACATAAACTTAAAATGAATGGTTCACGTGTGAGCAGGTTACAATGATctgtaataaaaagaataattcagaaaagtaGATACATATAAAACAGAAGCATTTTTATTGTCTTATGAAAAGAAAAGTGAGTCTCTCATCTTTCCTAAAACCAGAGTAAAAACTAAATAATTGGATTTAAATGTCTGGTCCTTGTAGATGGACTTCAATGAGAGGTTACCTTCAccgttttttttttctctcccaactCTGgttgcagagaaagaaaaaagacaaggagGACCAGGTCTTGGGGGATATGTGTGACAGAGAAGTGTCTCTTAGTCCAGTCATAccattataacaaaatacctgggaCTGAGTAATTTGTAAATAACATaaacttttatattattataagtaaatatgtcacagttctggaggctgggaacttcaaggtcaaggtgctggcaagtttggtggctggtgagggccCCATCTCTGCT
It contains:
- the SPTSSB gene encoding serine palmitoyltransferase small subunit B isoform X6 is translated as MDFRRVKEYFSWLYYQYQIISCCSVLEPWERSMFNTILLTIFAMVVYTAYVFIPIHIRLAWEFFSKICGYHSALTN